Below is a window of Musa acuminata AAA Group cultivar baxijiao chromosome BXJ3-11, Cavendish_Baxijiao_AAA, whole genome shotgun sequence DNA.
ttctaagctattacaaagtccgtaagtcaagacttcttccggcgagcttccggcgaacttccgatggtcttccgataaactctcggaaaccattttgcggactcccgacaagctcctagacttcacgatttgatcttggcaagttccaatgagcttcttcggtaagcttcgatctttctcggtgagctccgcgaacttccaacgaaccttccggcgagcttccgaaaaacccttcggcaagctccctactcattcttggctagttccggcagcattcccgacgaaccttcggacttctgtcgaactctcgaactcccaacgaatccttcgcgcttgactccagcactttgtttcgctttatgtcttcatcgttatcgtagttaatcctacacacacaaatcaaaactcaactccgatctagacaattattacaacgcgaattgacattctgttgcccggcacgttattggttggcgcttcgtccgattcttcggtgcatcgtcctctcttgcgacttgttgcccaatcggcgattgacctccgcaaccccgatatccttggcgcaatttcgctctccttggcccgatgcccaacatccgaagcattcagccatccaatatcctgacgtgatctcttccggcgcaacgtcaattcctcctgcgtcaactgtctaaacctgatcgagtagacctgcatcgctcaaaatgcagtttaaatcataaacacatatcaagtggtttcatcatcaaaatacgagattcaacagaataatatgccacagtgttgccattcaagttgccatgaaagaaacggtgcgcagcggagattgtgctggtaggggcagaggcccaagatccaaacaatggtacactaattacagcgaagtcggtggacttcgggagctactaggcgatgaactgtcctagagcggtgcttcatctaggtgtgacccaagagtgggtggatgaaggtcgattgccaaaggagcgaacaaaatcgaaggtggaagagaccctgcgatgtattggtagaggccacacatggagggatcacaattcgagttcatcccataaggatcagaatgcaatggagatgtcaccaggaggcgacatggtgcagcagatcgtggtggaacagttcgtgacaaatgcgatacacacgatctagtcccgtgagggactaaatcatatggaggtatgatcgggagctactggaagctccacttcggtgaacaacacgacggcaagaatggctatggattcaaggagtgaaggtcatggtaccgcagaggcgggtcttccgtgcatacatcgaattttgcatcggatgaaaaccttggtcattagcatatgggggttgtgttccaccaagggaaaagttcgaatgcaaataccagtgagtcccatgggagggacttgatcatacaaaggtatgatcgaagcagctggagagttggactgctctagaactcatattcgcttaagggagcccggcaagtcagaggacaaggtcgagtaagcgaacgttgctaaccaaggaagctaaggagaacagaatcggtgcaaaccctataatgcgatggcagaggccatgcatgagagttgtgcgatggcagaggtcatgcatgagagttgcagtctgtctttccatcgaccaaagggagctgcttggagaacacagaggtgttgaagtaggggatcgaaagggggcgaggaagcgacgatgagtccagagggacttagctacccaaaatcaagcatcagttagaatggaggtggactcggaggagtgccacagagacatatctactgattgtgacaaaaagggatgcagatgcgaggcgacggatagtagggccatgggcatgatagcgtcatggtaccgtagaggcgggacttccgtgaaagtcattgatcccttactctcatggagggagagcgcttggtcgtgaaaggggccgaggaggtggagcatgcagaggcaaactctaggtaccgagacaaggctgaagggcagaggccaagaaacttcgtaaaaccgatgtcaacgagcttctcatcaagataaccgaaaatgaaggacttcgggtcaggcaagagtgcatgaccaaggaacgaagcaggcagtacgcggtgctgtacctttgctactcagtggagtaggcggcagggttgatggagaagacggtacaatcccagaggcgaccaaacctatgagagaattactccaatttggggtgaaaacttcctgcattccagaagttcgatggcattgagaaggtgaatcacagtaacttactcgacgcaaggagtgcaaatacttcaagtgcttcagaagtgtgagcaaagagcaggcgaaggccagtaaccagctcgatgcatggagtacaaactcgaggaggcgggcgaagtcaagtaacctttgtcttctcaactcttaagagaatgggcgaaactgagtaccccaattctcttatctatccagcaaaggagctctgtatatgttcaaagacccttcaaagataatggaagacaatagttgttaaatcctcaccaacggtgatcagtgttactgagagtagattgtccgctttatttcccaacgaaatgccaatcgaaagcggaagtgatgcgaacctacttggatatgacaactaagttaaagaagagtcaatgagcaaattttgtggaggaaggacccaaaacttcataagtttgtgagacgatgctcgttaaagctccaacaagcatccacctaattcaagcagcatgaggcatttgagagactagcgcagtaaggatggtcttttccttcatttggaggattcgcaggaaccaacagagatcaacacaactcagccaaccccacactagagtcaaagtcattggcgagttgaagcagcatagcggattaaaggttcgactactcaaaaacaacagcggagagcagctgggagccaagaggcgcattacaactggagcagaagattgaagactcggcaaaggcgaggagttgcagtgttgacaaaggcttcgacgaggacgtcgaaggaataagtgggggagaatgtcacggacaaacttctaaaccggatgtttgatgtaatgcttatatatgtccgtgtcttttggtatgttcatgctttgtacagcatgtagagggacgaccgaaggcttaatagtcccattttagttaggttggtagccgttttaggcttgtaaataaaggttgtgtcatgaggacacgtgtaagagattttcggtctgtaatggaccattttaccctttgttgtgcaactgttcagagcttgtaaagcctgtttgtaatttgcattgtctatgaagtgttttcggagatgtttgcttgtggatcccgagtgaggcgttttctctatcttgttctctcttttgtgggtcctaagggaccatgggaggcttcggggaggctgacctttgcggacggacacgcaagggtgccgcacgacttaggcaaaaccagctaagtccgtgacaatgagGCTAACTAAAGTAGCCACAAGGGGAGTCAGCCCTAGTCCTAAAGGGAACAGGACTTCCCATCAGCTGGCTCTAACCAAAAGTCctaaaaccatcgggactttctacgCCTCATAAGCCTTTAAAAGAAAGGGGTCGCAGCCCCTTGAAAGCATCCCAAAACCAGTCAGCCCTAAGAGTTCCTTCCAGTCAAGAGTTAGAgttagagaagaggaagagaaggagagttTGAGAAAAGAGCATCAGCCTTCTCCCTTCCGACTTCGACagcccttcttcttcttgttccccAACCCATTGTAGCAGCGTTGTAGCAGAGAAACCATCAGACTTCAGCCGGCCTTGCAGCTCTTGAGGAGATCAAGTTGACagcaacaaacaaacaaacaaggcACAGCCTCCTTCCCTTGCAGCAGAAAGTTCTTGGCAGAAAGGAGTTGGAGAGTACTACAATCAGCCGGTCCTAGTTGCTGCTTTATCCCTTCCACAAACAACACTGATGTCTTCAATGTCTGCCTCATCCAAATCGCAGCCTCTTTGAAGCTGCAGAATTCGGCAGCAAGCAAATCTCAATAGCTCCTTCCAACCTGCGGCAGCAAACTTCAACCACAGAAAGAGATCTTCTTCAAAAATCAGCAGCTTCGTCTTCATCTTTGACTTCAAAAGACACAGCAGCAATAACAGTCCTTCTGCAGCCCCTAACCGAGGTGCGGATGGTTGAGAGGAACGGAGGGAAGAAAGAGAGAAACCAGCAGCAACCTGCGTTCTGCCGAGAGCGTTTTTTCAGTGCTTGCGCACGAGAAACTCTAAGCCTGTGTCGCTCAAGAACTCTTGATTCCTATTTTAGGTACTTCTGATTCTCTGCAAGAGTAGATTAAGATTGCTCTTTCAaagttgtatttatttatttcagtAAAGGCGCAACTCCTCCATCGAAACTTTCCATCCGAGACGTGATGGCTCGATGGATCGTCAAACCTAAACCCCATACAGACCAATTATATCAAAACTAATCCCAAGAACTTGCAAATTTGCCTTATTATTGAGTCTCTAGGTGACAACAAATTAAATTCAGATCGAAGCTTTTCATCTCAAGGATCATTAAGCTGATCCAAGCAGAGGACCCATCAACTTCACACAAGAACATATCATCAATAGAGTGAGTGGGAGGAAGGCCGGTACCTGCCACCCGAGGAACCTGCAATTGTAGAATGCGCATCGGTCGGCAGTTACCCGGACCGCTACAGCCTGCCCCGAACCCTACACGTTCATCCACAAGAACAAGATATGTGTCGGTGCGTTTCTACAGCTAGAAAAGATAGCACGGTAGCAGTAGAAAAAGGGGAAGCAAAGGACGGGCTCAAGGGCACGAATCAGCTAGACCTGGGGGGCTTTGTTCTCGAAGGTGATGTTCTCCGCGATGAagtcctctccttcgacgatgGTGCTCCCGCACCCGAAAGTCCCCGTCCCAATCACTCGAGACGGCTACAAAGAATGGCGGAAAAAAGGGGGAAAAGGAAGCACGTTTTATGAGTCCATGATGATCAACAAGTGCGTGCGCGAGGTGGGGAGAAGAGCGTGAGACCTGGTGGTGGTTGATGCGGGTGGCGGTGTTGTCCCAGGAGAGGATGGTGGACTCGGGGCGGGAGGCGGCGAGGGTGATGAAGTTCTTTGTCTTGGGCACGTAGACGGGCTCCCGGTACAGGCCCGGCGCCACCTGTATAACTGTCCGCACCCGGTTCGAGAGCGGCACCGCGTCGATCGCCTCCTGCACCGTCCGGAATTCGCCGCTGCCGTCCGTCGCAACCCTCAGCACCCGATTGGAAggcatctcctctctctctctctctctctctctcctctctgttACCTGTTGTTGTAACCTTCGTTTCGGTTCCTTCTCCTACGGCGGGAAGGGCGTTTGCGACAGCGAGGTCGGTCGACTCCACGGAATCGTTCGTCTTCACGCGTGGATAGATATCATCACATCTGCTTGGACATCACGCTACTTCTGACTGCTGGGTCTCCGAGCGGAACCGGTCCGGACCGACCGGCCAATTGAATTCCAAATGTGCGACACACTGACGTGATCAATTGAGGCCCGCACCGGGCAATTGCGATCCAACACAGTTCGAGAAGGTTACCGAGTCGAGCATGGAGACGAGACACCCGCCATTAGCATGAGCAGCTTAACGATGTTTGGGAACTTGTGCAAATCCAATTGATTCTTTTGGTACAATAATACCATGCATTGATCCTCCGATGCATTGCGTCCCATTTTCGTATGAAGATTTACAGAGAAACGAATGGCCTACAATTTGATCGTCCAATGCCGAAACAGGGGCTCCTCCAATgccggaggagaagaagaagacagcGTCACCTGGCAGTCATCACGACCACCTCTCCTGCTGCAGAAAGCAGAGATAACCAAGTAGATGCCCACCGACGAGAAGAAGCCAAAGAACCAGCTAACGTTGTAGATGAAGACGAGCGCTCCCGGTACAGACTTCACCACCCTCACCCTGTGAAGGAAGCCAGGGACTACCGGCGCGAGGCTGGCCATGACCGTCGCCATGGCCACCACGTTGTATCCCCCGGTGTAGTAGTACCTCCCCGCCGCGCTGCTCCAGTAGAGCTCCTCCACGTCGAGCTCCATCCGCCGCACGACATAGTAGTCCGCGAGCAGGACGCCGGCTATCGGGCCCATGACCGCCGAGTAGCTGACGAGCCACGTGTATACGAAGCTGTCCGTGGACCTAAAGATCCGCCATGGCTGGAAGAGGATCGCCGTCAGGGCCGTGAGCAGCGCGCCGCCCCTGAAGCTGAAGGTGGCCGGACGGAAGCTCACCAGCGCGTTGGCCGGAGCCACCACGTTGGCGGGGATGTTGGTGGTGACCACGGCGAGGGTTATCCCCGGGACGGCGAGCAGCTTGGCCAGCGTGCCGTCGATCATGGAGAGGAGCTCGATGGGGTTGGAGACCACCCGACCGAAGATGACCATCGTGGAGGAGGTGACGGCGAGGCCGACGAAGGCGAAGGCTCCCATGTAGAGGGGGAGGCCCAGCTGCCCTGCCACCTGGTCCGCCTGGCTCCTGGCGTAGCGAGAGAAGTCCGGGATGCTCAGTGCCACTGCCGCCCAGCTGCCGACGTTGGCGGTGAGCGACGGGAAGAAGAGTGCCCAGAATTCGGGTGGCGACAGCCGGGGCGGCAGAGAGAGCATGGGGCCGAACCCACCGGCGCTGCGGTAAGCCCAGCCCAAGAGCAAAGCGGCGAGCAGTGCAAGAATGGGAGCTGAGATCTTCTGTAGCGCTCTGATGCCATGCATGCCCTTCCACAGCAGCACGAGCTGGGCCGCCCAGAAGAGGAGGAAGGCTGCGAGCTCCAGCGGCGAGGTGGCGAGCCACGGGAGCGGCGTCGCGTAGGGGGAGAGGCGGAGGGAAgccgggaggaggaggaagacggcCTGGCCGCCGATCCAGGTCTCGATGCCGAACCAGCCGCAGGCGACGAGTGcgcggaggaggacgacgacatgGGCGCCGCGGACGCCGAAGGTGGCGCGGGCGAGGACCGGGAATGGGACGCCGTAGCGGGTGCCGGGCTGCGCGGCGGCGAGGAGTGGCCCGAGGAGGATGACCTTGGCGGCGACGACGACGGCCACGCCCTGCCACCAGGACATGCCGGCCTCGACGAGGCTACCGGCCAAGTAGTAGGACGGGACGCCCACCACGAGGCCGATCCACAGGCTGGCCATGTCCCACGCGGTGGCGGTGCGCTGGGCGGGGGTGGTCGGGTGGAAGTCAACGTTGCCGCCGGGAGCGGCGCCTCCACCATCATCGTTCCCGCTGGGCAAACACATGGTGACCAAACTTTCGTTAGCTGCAGCGCGATGCCTGCGGTTGTTGAAGGACATTAATATAAAATGGATGGATGCGATGCCCGCGGAAGTTAAAAGGACATTAATATAATAAGGTAAAGGACAGTCGGGACACCGAAGGGTGTTGACAACGACGGAGAAGGATTATTGCAGAAGGTAGAAAGAGGCAGGAAATAGGATAAGAGAAATGATGTCCGAAAATAATTTCAGAAGAGCCCAATGTTGTTGTTTgtacaacaaaaataaataaataaaaggcaaATAATGCAACAATAATTTCCCTTTGCAAGCATCACTTAGAATCCCAAGTAAATTGAGACAAAACTCCAAcctataaaaaataattagtacACAAAGGCCTCTCTCTACCTCTACATATTAGATAGTACACATAATACGAAGGCTATTATAGTTATCCACACGACATGTGCCTGCACTCGAACACTTGAAAAAAAAGTACTGCAACATGTACCGACATGCTATGCTATgctattctattctattctatgaTTGTACGTCAATACATACTGATTCGACCCGAGATCAGCATGAGTTCGATAtctgcaacatcacaccatacctataagtagaaaaaaagaaagaaaacttactCTCTGAGTTAAATCCTATCGTTGTGTTAGAACTGTCTAAGAAATTACAAtcttgagcatcatgtaaaaatggTAAGGCGAAAGCAATAGATAGATAGCTACTGCTCATCACTCTAACCATCTCATCTCATGGAGCATTCAGAAGCATAATGCACAACGGCTTGTGCTCGATCAGGTTCACAAGAGAGCTCAACGCTAATTAGATCTTGTCCAAGGCCTGAATGATATCAGCTTTGAGATCCTCGAAACCCTCAATCCCAACACTGAACCTGACCAGGTTGTCCTTTGATTCCATATTTGGCTGCTCTTTCCGAACCGCTGAGGTCCCTGTGTAGAAAAGATGACTGAGAAAACTAGCACTGGTTCTTTCGTGTGTCATCAAATATTTCGTGCCTAGTTTATATTATTCTAGCATGTGGATAGGATTCTAAGTGTTGCCAAATCCTTCGTCAATAATCTACCGTAAAATAGCGTAGACACGAGGTATTACCAATAAGACATGATGGCAGGTTGGTCTACTATGCTCTCGCAGCCTCCAAAGGAAGGGGCAAGGTACGGTATATTTAAAGAATCAACAAAATTCTTTCTAGTGTTCAAGTCTCCGGCCACCTGCATCATCAACATGTAGAGATACAAACAAACAAATCGAAaaatgctgatgatgatgatgatggagtgAAGGAACTTGCCTCAAAACTGACAGACACCCCCGAAACCAGTCATTTGGCGCTTGGCAATGTGATGCTCCGGGTGACTTGGAAGGCCAGGATAATAGACATGAATTATCTGGCAAAGCTGTGTGTTAGGTTTCTCACCAACAAGATTGATAAAGCAGTATAAACCAATTGGAGGTTCTTTCCTGTGCaccatttttcttttttgagtcAATGGGCAGAACACAAAAATTTGTGTATAAGATCCAAGATAAATTTTCAAGGCATTCCTAGAAAAAACCAAATATCTAACTTCCAAAAGAAATGCAGGACAAATAGACAGGCAGACTCCTGCACAACATTTAAACATGAACCTAAATGTTTCCATGTGAGGAAAGAAGCTTATCACCAGTAGGTGTTCTAAGGTGATGAAAAGCAGTGGACAAGGCATCTTGTTGCCCATGGTCATATTCTAAAATATACAAAATATTAGTTATGATCAGGTATTAGGGAAGAGTAGAAGGAGcgattgatggggatataaataggaataacctttgtatacgaATAAATACTAGAAtatcataatacgcagcggaattaaatggaaccacaatcaaatagaacaccaagatatacgtggaaaaccccttcaatgtgaagggtaaaaaccatggggcaaactagagataatccattatgagaataatgaatatacaaatctcaatctcttgccctaaaccctagcaacaatcacaagagaataactgggatacaaggatcacgtcactgccaacaatatctaaaacctccccaagtaatcacagcaagagtctaccgtagatttgatctaacctgaaatgagaatactgctagatgattgagaacagcctctctgcgttgtccttgtcttcttccctttctttctcttcctttttttgccttgttttcctccttttctttggaatctattaggaacctttttatgagcttttgaataatgtttattgagtctgtttagtccagttgtttattgaattgGTTTGGTTCACTTAGAGTCAagtaaaggtttatttaatatttatttattattagagttcaagtcatgatggactctgggtggaactctataaatagagatgtaactgcttcttttcagtaatctatgaaaaatactatttttgtcttgtgacaaactctaggaggtcgatcccctcgaagcgatcaaggaggtcgatcccctcgaagtgatcatcccctttctcttcttcttttttacgataagactttagggtcttatcatttggtatcagagcgacgataagactttagggcccctgtttccggccagcccacctaccgccgctgctgcccagtcgatagccaccaccgtcgccgttgCCCTcccccccggccagcgacctcgctgcccgcatctcgctcgagcgagaagggccgcagccgccgtttcccagccagcagaccacccatcgccgcttctaccgtcggcgatgctgccctagccgcaccgccatgGCTGCCTTACCtcggttgcagcttcggccgcgCAATCTGTCAGCGTcactgtttctgtggtgcgataaaaATAAAGCAGCCGCCGGTCCCTCAACTGCTGCAAGCGCCGGTTGCATCTactgccgccgctgcttctcggccacttcaacgtcacccctctccttcgttgccgagccaccaccgctgccagccaccgtgcgacgaccatcGCATGCCTCCCAgctgccgatcctccttgctctgcatccgtagtgacagaaacaaggcaactcaccggttgcccttattCCCAAAcgcgacaccgccgactcctccttctccaccgccgccgttgcTTCTCGGCCGCTCGACCATCGCCGCCGCCACTCCCCAGCCAGCAACGTCCCCTCCTCGTTGCGTCGTACCCGCCACAACCACATCCTCTCCCCTTTGAAgcccatctggtcgaaaggggcccctGCCTCCCCTGCTTTCGGCCAGCCCCACCACAGCCGCTGcattccggccagcgaccaccgtcgccgctgctccccAGCCAGCAGCCTTCCCTCCTTGATGCTCCACCCTGTTTGAGCGAGAAGGACCatggccgctgcttcccggctagTGGACCAACCCCGTCGTcacttctaccgtcggcgacgctgccacaaccgcgccaccatcgctgctcCGCTGCCCCCAGTCGCACCACCGtcactgcctt
It encodes the following:
- the LOC135652863 gene encoding purine-uracil permease NCS1-like, with translation MCLPSGNDDGGGAAPGGNVDFHPTTPAQRTATAWDMASLWIGLVVGVPSYYLAGSLVEAGMSWWQGVAVVVAAKVILLGPLLAAAQPGTRYGVPFPVLARATFGVRGAHVVVLLRALVACGWFGIETWIGGQAVFLLLPASLRLSPYATPLPWLATSPLELAAFLLFWAAQLVLLWKGMHGIRALQKISAPILALLAALLLGWAYRSAGGFGPMLSLPPRLSPPEFWALFFPSLTANVGSWAAVALSIPDFSRYARSQADQVAGQLGLPLYMGAFAFVGLAVTSSTMVIFGRVVSNPIELLSMIDGTLAKLLAVPGITLAVVTTNIPANVVAPANALVSFRPATFSFRGGALLTALTAILFQPWRIFRSTDSFVYTWLVSYSAVMGPIAGVLLADYYVVRRMELDVEELYWSSAAGRYYYTGGYNVVAMATVMASLAPVVPGFLHRVRVVKSVPGALVFIYNVSWFFGFFSSVGIYLVISAFCSRRGGRDDCQVTLSSSSPPALEEPLFRHWTIKL